In Silurus meridionalis isolate SWU-2019-XX chromosome 11, ASM1480568v1, whole genome shotgun sequence, the sequence cagcgtcgatatgtgacgatgtggggtgagaatgCCCTGAAATAATAAGCTTGGATTGCTGCAGTAATATGAAGTCCTTTCTATAGTCTATATTGAGGAGTgtgggagggtgtgtgtgtggggagttAGATTTAGTGATGTGACAAGTCCTTCAGGCTGCATGTGTTAGCTCACCTCACTTGGTTAGTGCTGGAGTCCTGGTTAGCTTTTTAAGTATAGTCTAGCTAACAGCAAGGGTTTTGCTAGCATGGCTTGCATGGTGTTTGCAAAACTGTTTTAAggtgagctcttaaaaatggcTACATTTATTGTaagtaattatttgtattattaatcataataataagaagaatatTAATAGTACATATATTTAGAGAAAGTTATGGATACAGTGCATTTCTGAATATAATGTTATGAAGGTACACATAATTTAAGTGCCCTTCTCAAATAtcatttttgagagacacatgcatgtagctcttgtttatatgcaacaaatgggcaaaaggcaaaaaaacacatgaactggttcagtgaatgactggaacaACGTTCCGTAGACAGataagtccaaatttgacaaTTTCGTCTCTAACAGGACAACAGAGAACAGGAAAGAAGACATTAGAAGACTTTTTCATATCCACTGTCATACATGGAAGTTgtagtttaatggtttgggtttgttttgtaGCAGGGAAGGtttactgaaccaacatggctgccgTTTTCAGGACTGTGGCTCATTGAAATGAACTTCATCAAGTTTACCAAGTCAACAAGTCAATGACCTGAAGAATATGTAATGGTTCTGTAAAGCTCTGTAATGGTTATTTATAGACGAAACATCAGCTGGAATGTTATCtgtcatggaatggcctgcccagtcactgaatcctattgaacagctctgggatgaactggatcacaaggacAGAAATAAATATCCAACTAGTCAAGAGAACATATGGCAAGTTTTACATGAGGCATGGCAACATATCCAATGAATGTTTAGAGAATCTAACAGTCCAAATTCCAAGAGgatgtaaagctgttattcgtGCTAAGAATTTTCAGTAAAAACAAAGTTGTAGtcaatgtatgtatgtatgtatgtatgtatgtatgtatgtatgtgtgtgtatgtatgtgtgtgtgtgtgtatgtgtgtgtgtgtgtgtgtgtgtgtgtgtgtatgtgtgtatgtgtatgtgtatgtatgtgtgtgtgtgtgtgtgtctccaccTCTTTCAAGAGCGATAAGGAAGTCCCGGTTGCGTTGCAGCTCCCTCATGAACTCCTCGTTCTGCAGGAAAAGGGCGATGCGCTCGTCCTCCAGGTACTGCTTCAGCTTCCAGTCCTGCTCTGAGGCCGAGTACTGCGTCAGAGAGGACACCGAGGACGATGATGACGAGGAAGGCTGGGAAAGGCTACTCTGAGAACGCTGGGAATGGAGATGACAGGAAAAAATAGCAATGACAACAGTGCCTTCAGGATCAATGTGTCATTTCATCAGGAGGCCAAGTCAGAGAAATGACAAGCTGCTGTCCATCAGGGATGATTTAAACACCGTGTAGAGTAGAGgatctttctgttttctttattgaaGTGTAAGAGGAACACCACCGCCTTAAGAAAAAATGTTTCTAAGGATTTGTTATAAGAGAATTTGTTTTAAGGCtactaataaattacagaaTGTCTTGGATAAAAGATGAATGTTGTAGGTATTAGATGTTTTAATACATAATTAgtcgagtattctaccgatgATTCAATCGATGAATCGAGTAAATAGATAagaagtacatttatttatacaagtgTAAATAGGACACggttcttaaaatgaacaagtacaTTGTTCCTTTttgaaaaattaacattttctgtgtattttttaatctgtgaaactaaacccatttaatgcatttacttGCAATATTTcatgcaaatacaaaaacataataaaaaaaatctatttcatatttcaaaaaagttaaacagttaaaaaagttttttttatgttttggtttgaaatgattaaacattaactttaaaaaaaacctaattccAACTTTTATTCTCGCAACTGAAACTTTACTTCTTgttaaacatccaacatttctggtgatAACTACCGATAACTATGTTCtcggcctgaagtttgaagctgttggtgtatgaacgaggcctcctctgcttcatctgtcttgttctgtCCAGAATTGCTAGAAAAAGTTGGattgtgcagagcgctacagagtttagtgggtggtgcatcagtaataatggtctgtggggaaacacagtgctccatgtgtagttaaatataataaaaaactatcaaggcaaataatttgcctggatgcatttttgtattcgaattactcgagttactcgaggaatcgtttcagccctagttACTACAAATGTAAACTCAACATTTAATATACCAACATTTATcagtacaatacaatacaataatccTACCTAGTACAATAGTCCTACCTGTAGACTGTCGAGCTGCTGGGGAAGGATCCGCAGGAAGTCATCAGGTAGGTTGCCTAGTAATGGAGGATTCCAGTTCCTGTAGCTGCTGGCTTGCTGATGACCGGTTGGAGGATTAGAGGCTTCAAAtctgaaaaaatgtaataaaattacaaataataaaaaaatcaaggtCACTCCTTAAAACGTTCTTCCAtgctgctgtgtttgtgtttgtgaggaATGAGTTTTGGGGTCATTTAAGGGGACGTCGTGTCACATTGACACGTTGTCACGCTTGAGGAGCTGCAGTGGTGTTAGACTGGCAGCAGGTGGAGAAGTGAGCAGCTTCCTGAAGGTGAATGAACAAATGATTCATCCTAAAAGCATGTTCTTGCAGAGGTTTAGTGCAAATGTCCATCTCTAACCTGGGAGGAGGGAACGGTGGCACGTCAGCTGGGTGCTTCCTGTCATAGATGTGCATCTCGTACGAGGGAGGAGAGTAAACAGGTGGGGGTTCTTCATCTGAGCTGTCGGGCTCTAACGTCCTTTCCAAGATCTGCACAAAAGCAAAATGATCAAATTACTTTTACTCTGTTTTTCTTATGATATTATTGTACTATTGCAATGTATGTATTattgtgattataaaaaaatagttatttTGAGCTTCTTTCAGGGTTTAGTGGTAAAGAAACAGGGCTTAAATtcctaaaagtttttttttttacaaagaatatTCACTTTTGTAACTTTATAGGTTTCCtacagaaagaaaatacatCCAACACTTAAAGAGTAAATGAATAAGGCTAATTGGACATGAAATTATAGTatagaatgttttatttttcttccttttctgtgtgaaaatatttttctacAGTTATAATGGAGgctaaaataaatgattgatattttcctgaaataaattagtttgtaataaattgtattttattattattattattattattattattattattattattattatctgttcTTTTGATTATTATCAATACTGTTCTTTTTATtgttagtattttatttatttgtaaaataaaaagtgtaaatcTTACACAAACCTTTCTTCCCATTTTCAGCCGTAACCTGCTTTAgggttaaataatatttaaataatcaaatacagtaaataagaaattctaatacaaataattagtgcatacaaaaaaaaatacaaataaaataataataataataataataaaaattataataattattgtatacAAACTTTTCTGCTGAGTGAGGCCCAATATGGGTGTAATTTTaagaatacaatttttatttttgtatttattttgcattctaGCCACATTGCTATAAACACCAAAATCATGGTGTGACACTGTGACACATAGTTTTGTGCAATTCTAGGAAAATAAACAACCCTTTTAAACCAATCAACACTTTATTGGGTCttgttgtgtatttttgcaTTGCAATGAACTCTGTTGTCTGTTTTcaataacacacattaacacactaaCATCTGAGGTAAACTGCTTTTTCGAGTGCATCAGCAGCTTTGGTGTGATCTCAGGGCAAAGCCgtccaaaaaagtatttataattGATAAAGACATAACAAATCTTTAATCGAAATAAACTCCCACATCTATTTAATCATCCATGCATTTTCATTCAGGCCAAACCAAATCAAACTGGTCggaattctattttattctatcgGAGCTGCTCTTGAGGATTTGTCTGCTCCAGTTGATGTTTAAAGAGATCAGGAAGGGCACGGATCTTGTCTTGAGCCTTTaaagctctgtgtgtgctgtTCAGGACCTTGGCAAGCAAACTGGGTCAAGCAgttctctcagacacacacatacttacacaaacacacacacacagtcctgcCCCAGGCATCAGGGCTGGTAGTTATTCAGGGCAGAGGCTTCACAGCTGCATACTGAAGACGCAGAAGAAAAATGCTCCTGGGTGCTGTGTGTCCGTTCCTTTTTTAACTGAAATATTCTCACTTAAAGTATCAGgagtgcatctgatttaatCAGGAATGGGCAGTAAGTTATTTCTCCACTTAATAAACACTTTAGTCAATGTTTTTGCGAGAATGAATTGGAGTACCATCTTTAAACCATGAAGCAAAGGTGTACTAACTTTTTCTCAGTCATCTACAGCCAATCTTTACCTGCTGTTCTGTAATTAATCTACATGGAGTAGCTCCCAATCTTTTTGTGTGAGACACATCATGGTGGTCTACTTACCTCTGGGGGAATACTGTCCTCCGAGTCTGAGCTGTCATCCGAGCCTTGTCCATCCAAGCTCATCTGCAGAAGCTGGTCAATGGTGGAGTCCACAGCGCCATTATTGGCCCGCAGGACACACTCGATCACCTCGTGGTCCATGCTCGGAAACATAGTCTTGAAATCGTCCATGGCCTGGTTAAACTCCAGCCGT encodes:
- the cuedc1a gene encoding CUE domain-containing protein 1a isoform X1 translates to MMTSLFRRSASSNGSHSSRANGGSELNNSKTSRKHIRRLEFNQAMDDFKTMFPSMDHEVIECVLRANNGAVDSTIDQLLQMSLDGQGSDDSSDSEDSIPPEILERTLEPDSSDEEPPPVYSPPSYEMHIYDRKHPADVPPFPPPRFEASNPPTGHQQASSYRNWNPPLLGNLPDDFLRILPQQLDSLQRSQSSLSQPSSSSSSSVSSLTQYSASEQDWKLKQYLEDERIALFLQNEEFMRELQRNRDFLIALERDRQRSESLKSQCSHSSACMKSSTEGDHNSSGSEEACTSISDDALFRDKLKHMGKSTRRKLFEIAKSFSEKTRRRKTKKRALLKHHSLTTAASTANLLEDVEGLTAEDEGKLRRSGAQEKDESNKEVAS
- the cuedc1a gene encoding CUE domain-containing protein 1a isoform X2, whose amino-acid sequence is MMTSLFRRSASSNGSHSSRANGGSELNNSKTSRKHIRRLEFNQAMDDFKTMFPSMDHEVIECVLRANNGAVDSTIDQLLQMSLDGQGSDDSSDSEDSIPPEILERTLEPDSSDEEPPPVYSPPSYEMHIYDRKHPADVPPFPPPRFEASNPPTGHQQASSYRNWNPPLLGNLPDDFLRILPQQLDSLQRSQSSLSQPSSSSSSSVSSLTQYSASEQDWKLKQYLEDERIALFLQNEEFMRELQRNRDFLIALERGDHNSSGSEEACTSISDDALFRDKLKHMGKSTRRKLFEIAKSFSEKTRRRKTKKRALLKHHSLTTAASTANLLEDVEGLTAEDEGKLRRSGAQEKDESNKEVAS